The genomic window GGTCGCCTGACCGTCATAGTGGGTGTGGATGTCGACGAAGCCGGGCGTCACGATTGCGCCGTCGGCTTCGATCACGCGATGGGCGCGGGTCCCTGCGCCGGTCGTGCCCGCATCCGACACCCGGGTGATCACCCCGTCGCAGACGGCGACGTCGGCGACACGGCCGGGCTGGCCGGTGCCGTCGATCACGAGTCCGCCCGTTATCACTATGTCATCCATTGGTTCTCCCCCCGTTTGACGGGTCGCTTCTTCCCTGCAAGGTCCTCGCCGGTGTCCTGGAACCTCAGCGGGCCAGGTAGCCGCCGTCGACGTAGAGCTCGGAGCCCGTGCAGAACGTTGCGTCATCGCTCGCGAGGAACGCGACCGCTGCGGCGACCTCTACCGGTAGTCCGAGGCGGCCCATCGGTGTCAGGCCGATGACGAGGTCCATGACCTCCCGGTCGTCGCGCACCTGATCGAAGATCGGGGTGTCGATGAATCCCGGGTGGACCGAGTTGACCCGGATGCCTCCTGTCGCCCACAGGAGAGCGGCGTTCTTCGTGAGGAGGCGAACAGCGCCCTTCGCCGCGTGGTAGGCGGGCGAGATTCCCAGGCCGCCGCTCGCACCGAAGATCGAGGAGATGTTGATCACCGAGCCGTGCCCGGATGCCTTCAACGCGTCCGCCGCATGTTTCATCCCCAGGAACACACTGGTCTGGGTGACGGCGATTATCGACTGGTACTCCTCGAGCGAGCATTCCTCGATGCTGGCCATCTCTCCGATGCCGGCGTTGTTCACGAGGATGCCGAGCTCCCCGAACCGGTCGAGGGTCTCGGCGATGCAATCGATCCACGCCTGCTCGTCGGTGACGTCGAGCTCGATGAAGACGGCCTCGCCACCACCCTCGGTGATGGACGCAGCCACCGTCTCGCCAGTGGCCCGGTTGATGTCCGAGACGACGACCGTTGCGCCCTCTTCGGCGAGGCGGCGGGCGATGGCCTCCCCGATTCCCTGGCCTGCTCCTGTGACGAGCGCCTTGCGCCCTTCCAGACGTGACACGTGACTACCCCCTCCGTGCGCGGCGGTCCAGGTCTGCTATCAGATCTGACCTCGGACAGCGACGCTAGCTGATGTGCTGAGACCCTGCGATCTGACGTCTAACGTGAGAAATGTGCCGACCGTCCGGCCGTCGGAGCGGGCACCCGTGGCGTTCCTTCGTGGATCTTCCACGAGTCGGTCCTCACGCGATCCGCTCGATGAGCATTGCTGCCCCCTGCCCTCCGCCCACGCACATGGTCTCGAGGCCGAGTGTCGCGTCGAGCGTCTCCAGGTCGTTGAGGAGGGTGCCGAGGATCCTGGCGCCGGTCATGCCGAACGGGTGACCCAGCGCGATCGCGCCGCCATGGGGGTTCAGCTGGTGGTCGATCTCGATTCCGAGATCCCAGCAGACGGGAAGCACCTGGGCGGCGAAAGCCTCGTTGAGCTCGACGACGTCGATATCGCCGATGGACATCCCCAGCCTGTCGAGGAGTTTGCGAACGGCGGGGATCGGTCCGACTCCCATGACTTCGGGCGCCACTCCCGCGACCGCTGACCCGACAATGCGCGCTCGCGGGGTCAGCCCGAGTTCGGACGCCTTCTCGCTGGACATGATGATCGCAGCGGCCGCGCCGTCATTGAGCGGGCAGGCGTTGCCGGCGGTCACCCGGCCACCTTCGCGAAACACGGGCTCGAGCTGGGCCAGGGCGTCGATTGCGGTCCCGGGTCGGATCGACTCGTCCTCGGTGAAGACGGACCCGTCCGGAAGTGGAACCGGGACGATCTCGCGCTCGAAGAAAGCGGCAGCATTCGCTGTCGCGGCTCGGGTCTGGGACAGCGCGGCGAAGTCGTCCATGTCCGAGCGGGACACGTTCCAGCGGTCGGCGACGATCTCGGCCGTCATGCCCATCTGCATGAACATCTCGCTGACGAAGTCATCGCGCTCATGGTCTGTGAAGCGTGGATTCATGTCGCTCTCGTCGAACCCGACGGCTGCGGTTCGGCTCACGGACTCGACGCCGGCCGCGACGAAGACGTCCCCTTCGCCGGCAGTAATCGCGTGTGCGGCCATGCGGATCGCTTCCAGCGAAGACGCGCAGAAGCGATTGACAGTGGTTCCCGGGACCGTGTCGGGAAGTCCGGCGAGTGCTGCGACGTTCTGTCCCAGGTTCATCGACTGCTCGCCGACACCGTTGGCGGAGCCGACGATCACGTCGTCGATCAGGCCGGGGTCGATCTCCGGATGGCGATCGAGGAGAGCGGACACGACGAACGCTCCGAGGTCGTCAGGCCGGACATCGACGAGAGACCCCTTGAAGGAGCGGGCGATGGGTGAGCGCAAAGTGTCGACGATCACAGGTTCGGACACGCGGCGAGGCTTAGTTGAGTCTCCTGCCCCCATGAGAGGCCCCTCTTTCCTGATGTTGCGGGGTCACAGATTTGACGGTTGTGGGGGTCTAGCATATCTTACGTCAAATGTCAGATTCTGAGCGGGAAAGTGCCCAAGCAACGTCCACCCGGTGGGCACCGGAACGCCTGGGGCGTCTCCTGGCACCGGAGTCCGTGGCCATCGTCGGGGCCTCCGAACGGTCCACCTGGTCGGCAGCGACGCTCTCGGCGCTCGAGCGGAGCGGATACGCGGGTCGGATCGAGTTGGTGAACGGCCGGGGTGGGGAGGTCTTCGGTCGGTCCGCAGTAGCCCATCTGTCCGACCTCGCTGAACCCGTCGACCTTGCGTACGTCATCGTCCCGGGCGAAGCCGCGCTACCAGTTCTCGAAGATGCCGCCGCATCCGGCGTGCGAAACGCTCTCGTGCTGGGGGCGGGCTTCTCGGAGACCGGCGGCCGGGGGGCGGCCGCCCAGGAGCAGATGGTGAGACTCTCCGCCGAGGCGGACCTCGCGATCATCGGACCCAACACGTACGGCTTCGTGAACACGGAGTGCAACATCAACTTCCAGCCCAACATGTTGCCCGGCCCTCTGCCGCGCGGGCACGTGAGCCTCGTTTCGCAGAGTGGCGCTCTCAACACCAACTTGTTGGACTACTGCTACGCGCACGCAGTCGGCGTCAGCAAGGCGGTCGGTGTGGGGAACGAGGCGGTGGTCGATGCGGCCGATCTGATCGCCTACCTGGCCGAGGACGATGACACCCGGGCCATCGGTGTTTTTCTCGAAGCCATCCGTCGACCTGCCGAGTTCATAGCCGCCCTGGA from Acidimicrobiales bacterium includes these protein-coding regions:
- a CDS encoding glucose 1-dehydrogenase, whose translation is MSRLEGRKALVTGAGQGIGEAIARRLAEEGATVVVSDINRATGETVAASITEGGGEAVFIELDVTDEQAWIDCIAETLDRFGELGILVNNAGIGEMASIEECSLEEYQSIIAVTQTSVFLGMKHAADALKASGHGSVINISSIFGASGGLGISPAYHAAKGAVRLLTKNAALLWATGGIRVNSVHPGFIDTPIFDQVRDDREVMDLVIGLTPMGRLGLPVEVAAAVAFLASDDATFCTGSELYVDGGYLAR
- a CDS encoding acetyl-CoA C-acyltransferase — its product is MSEPVIVDTLRSPIARSFKGSLVDVRPDDLGAFVVSALLDRHPEIDPGLIDDVIVGSANGVGEQSMNLGQNVAALAGLPDTVPGTTVNRFCASSLEAIRMAAHAITAGEGDVFVAAGVESVSRTAAVGFDESDMNPRFTDHERDDFVSEMFMQMGMTAEIVADRWNVSRSDMDDFAALSQTRAATANAAAFFEREIVPVPLPDGSVFTEDESIRPGTAIDALAQLEPVFREGGRVTAGNACPLNDGAAAAIIMSSEKASELGLTPRARIVGSAVAGVAPEVMGVGPIPAVRKLLDRLGMSIGDIDVVELNEAFAAQVLPVCWDLGIEIDHQLNPHGGAIALGHPFGMTGARILGTLLNDLETLDATLGLETMCVGGGQGAAMLIERIA